ACGTTGTGGCCGCCGAAGCCGAACGAGTCGTTCAGCGCCGCGATCCTGCCCTCGGGCAGCGCGCGGGCCTCGTCGCGGATGACATCCGCGTCGACCTCGGGGTCGAGGTTCTCGATGTTGATGGTCGGCGGGGCGATGCGGTTCTTCAGCGCGAGGACCGTGGCCACGGTCTCCACGCCGCCCGCGCCACCGAGCAGGTGACCCGTCATCGACTTCGTGCTGGAGATCGCCATGTGGTCGACGTCGTCGCCGAACGCCTTGCGCAGCGCCTTGATCTCGGCGACGTCACCCTGCGGCGTCGAGGTCGCGTGCGCGTTCACGTACACGATCTCGGCGGGCTTCAGGTCCGTGCCGTCGATGAGGTTCTGCAGCGCCGCCGCGATGCCGTTGCCGGACGGCTCGGGCTGCGTGATGTGGTGGGCGTCGGCCGAGATGCCCTGGCCGACGGCCTCCGCGTAGACCTTCGCGCCGCGGGCCTTGGCGTGCTCCTCGGACTCGAGGACGATCACGCCGGCGCCCTCGCCGAGCACGAAGCCGTTGCGGTCGACGTCGTAGGGACGCGAGGCGCCCGCCGGGTCGTCGTTGTTCTTGGACATCGCCATCATGTTGCCGAACGCGACGATCGGCAGCGGGTGGATCGCCGCCTCCGTGCCACCCGCGACGACGACGTCGGCGCGGCCGGTGCGGATCATCTCGATCGCGTAGCCGATGGCCTCGGCGCCCGAGGCGCACGCCGAGACGGGAGTGTGCACACCCGCGTGGGCGCCCAGCTCGATGCCGACATTGGCCGACGGGGAGTTGGGCATCAGCATCGGCACGGTGTGCGGGGAGACGCGGCGTACGCCCTTCTCCTTGAGCACGTCGTACTGGTCGAGCAGGGTGGTCACGCCGCCGATGCCGGAGGCGATGACCGCGCCGAGGCGGTGCGGGTCCACGGACGTGTCCTCGCCGGCCTTCGCGGTGTACCCCGCGTCGGCCCAGGCCTCCTTGGCCGCGATCAGCGCGAACTGCGCCGAACGGTCCAGCTTGCGGGCCTGCGGACGCGGGATGACCTCGCCCGGCTCGACCGCGATCTGGCCCGCGATGCGGACCGGAAGCTCGGCCGCCCAGTCCTGCTCGAGAAGACGGACACCGGAACGGCCCGCGAGCAGACCTTCCCAGGTAGAGGCTGCGTCGCCACCCAGCGGTGTGGTTGCGCCGATACCGGTGACGACCACGGTGCGATTGGTCGA
This Streptomyces sp. NBC_01283 DNA region includes the following protein-coding sequences:
- the fabF gene encoding beta-ketoacyl-ACP synthase II; amino-acid sequence: MNSTNRTVVVTGIGATTPLGGDAASTWEGLLAGRSGVRLLEQDWAAELPVRIAGQIAVEPGEVIPRPQARKLDRSAQFALIAAKEAWADAGYTAKAGEDTSVDPHRLGAVIASGIGGVTTLLDQYDVLKEKGVRRVSPHTVPMLMPNSPSANVGIELGAHAGVHTPVSACASGAEAIGYAIEMIRTGRADVVVAGGTEAAIHPLPIVAFGNMMAMSKNNDDPAGASRPYDVDRNGFVLGEGAGVIVLESEEHAKARGAKVYAEAVGQGISADAHHITQPEPSGNGIAAALQNLIDGTDLKPAEIVYVNAHATSTPQGDVAEIKALRKAFGDDVDHMAISSTKSMTGHLLGGAGGVETVATVLALKNRIAPPTINIENLDPEVDADVIRDEARALPEGRIAALNDSFGFGGHNVVLAFRTV